The following proteins come from a genomic window of Haloplanus salinus:
- a CDS encoding thioredoxin family protein, protein MKPRKAMTLAFFVVLLSIGYFSMHAAPTLSDENYSYHGDTRWQTNVTAAEETAAAEGKPIVVYFWTTWCTYCEDYNREVYADPAVQSELGDFVKVAVNLDDDGSESGRMQREYNINYPPQHVIITPDGEVLVRVNGYAGTEDFLSYLDAAEQRYASGGSI, encoded by the coding sequence ATGAAGCCTCGAAAGGCGATGACGCTCGCCTTCTTCGTGGTCTTGCTCAGTATTGGGTATTTTTCGATGCATGCAGCACCTACACTGAGCGACGAGAACTACTCGTATCACGGGGACACGCGCTGGCAGACGAACGTGACGGCCGCCGAGGAGACTGCGGCAGCCGAGGGGAAACCCATCGTCGTCTACTTCTGGACGACGTGGTGTACCTACTGTGAGGACTACAACCGGGAGGTGTACGCCGACCCGGCGGTGCAGTCGGAACTCGGTGACTTCGTCAAGGTGGCGGTGAATTTGGACGACGATGGGAGCGAGTCGGGCCGGATGCAACGGGAGTACAACATCAACTACCCTCCCCAGCACGTCATCATCACGCCTGACGGCGAAGTGCTCGTTCGGGTCAACGGCTACGCCGGGACCGAGGACTTCCTCTCCTACCTCGACGCGGCCGAGCAACGCTACGCCTCGGGTGGGTCGATATGA
- a CDS encoding c-type cytochrome — MSRGDSTRPSGGDSTLLLKPALLVVGTVVAAVVLVFALNGVLAYLGVGAVGPGAPAAQTGGQPAAASNASGGSSDSGGAADTGGVRALPATFSGQKWYSEDLRDQEFDYKDPNAGDEVKFQPKKMNNSTLPDNEKRAELVREGRSLFANTSEEMPEHVGNDLSCANCHGGGDLPTTTGMVGQDIDMIPLVGTAAGYPEWTGRTERMRDMRQRIMGCFLRSMNSPGSAEGMPAYDSREIQAMESYMVWLNKGTPSQRTPYWRHIEKPEGDEKVPVPEVNPVRGAELYLENCASCHGADGQGIEGQYPPLWGEGSYNDGAGMGRMYTSAGFIREAMPYGAGHTFSNWEDVHDVAGFMNAHKRPHLPRQPKDWAVSGAPDEGIYYDRVQQRHGYDMNPMTKKLMLAGIPIDDSELTAEMIPEDTSRYDQPLRNESVDGSWQTTWIRTYENVGNETATNATATNTTASNQSAITPQAAVTSAIAEEESYAAS; from the coding sequence ATGAGTCGGGGAGACTCGACTCGCCCGAGTGGGGGGGATTCGACGCTCCTGCTCAAGCCCGCGCTTCTCGTCGTCGGGACGGTGGTTGCCGCCGTCGTCCTGGTGTTCGCCCTCAACGGCGTTCTCGCGTACCTCGGTGTCGGTGCGGTCGGTCCCGGGGCGCCGGCAGCCCAAACCGGCGGTCAGCCGGCGGCTGCGAGCAACGCCAGCGGCGGCAGTAGCGACAGCGGCGGTGCCGCCGATACTGGCGGCGTTCGAGCGCTTCCGGCGACGTTCAGCGGGCAGAAGTGGTACAGTGAGGACCTGCGCGACCAGGAGTTCGACTACAAGGATCCGAACGCGGGCGATGAAGTCAAATTCCAGCCCAAGAAAATGAACAACTCGACGTTGCCCGACAACGAGAAGCGGGCCGAACTCGTCCGAGAGGGGCGCAGCCTGTTCGCCAACACCTCGGAGGAGATGCCCGAACACGTCGGCAACGACCTGTCGTGTGCGAACTGCCACGGCGGTGGTGACCTGCCGACGACTACCGGGATGGTCGGGCAGGATATCGACATGATCCCGCTGGTCGGCACCGCCGCGGGCTACCCCGAGTGGACGGGCCGCACCGAGCGCATGCGCGACATGCGCCAGCGGATCATGGGTTGCTTCCTCCGGAGCATGAACTCGCCCGGCTCCGCGGAGGGTATGCCCGCCTACGACAGTCGCGAGATTCAGGCCATGGAGTCGTACATGGTCTGGCTGAACAAGGGTACCCCGAGCCAGCGAACGCCGTACTGGCGCCACATCGAGAAGCCGGAAGGTGACGAGAAGGTGCCGGTACCCGAGGTCAACCCCGTCCGCGGGGCCGAACTCTACCTCGAAAACTGTGCGTCCTGTCACGGCGCGGACGGACAGGGTATCGAGGGGCAGTACCCGCCGCTGTGGGGTGAAGGTTCCTACAACGACGGCGCCGGTATGGGGCGGATGTACACCTCCGCCGGCTTCATCCGCGAAGCCATGCCCTACGGCGCGGGACACACGTTCTCGAACTGGGAGGACGTCCACGACGTCGCCGGGTTCATGAACGCCCACAAGCGGCCGCACCTGCCGCGCCAGCCCAAAGACTGGGCCGTGTCGGGTGCCCCCGACGAGGGCATCTACTACGACCGCGTCCAGCAGCGGCACGGATACGACATGAATCCGATGACGAAGAAGCTGATGCTGGCGGGCATCCCCATCGACGACTCGGAGCTCACCGCGGAGATGATCCCGGAAGACACGAGTCGGTACGACCAGCCGCTCCGTAACGAGTCGGTCGACGGCTCGTGGCAGACCACTTGGATCCGGACGTACGAGAACGTCGGGAACGAGACGGCGACGAACGCGACGGCGACGAATACGACGGCCTCGAACCAGTCGGCGATCACGCCGCAGGCTGCGGTCACGTCGGCGATAGCGGAGGAGGAGTCGTACGCGGCCAGCTGA
- a CDS encoding cytochrome c biogenesis CcdA family protein, producing the protein MLETPSTVAVFFAGVLTILTPCCLPMIPVLVVGANGHRLRPVLIVAGSTMTFTALGVVTGSVGSITPETIRAPFAVLMLAFGVVLADDDVNAVYSRYASRLAGRATALTGRVDEDRHPLANAFVVGLLLGVIWLPCVGPVLGGVLAYVGSTAGIVGGAGLLFTYGVGFSLPLLGVAYAGRSGGRRLLDWEPGEGFRTATGYAFVLLGLAVLFDIDKLALASLTDML; encoded by the coding sequence ATGCTCGAGACACCCTCCACGGTCGCGGTCTTTTTCGCCGGCGTCCTGACGATACTGACACCGTGCTGTCTACCGATGATCCCCGTCCTCGTCGTCGGCGCGAACGGGCACCGTCTCCGCCCGGTCCTCATCGTCGCAGGCAGTACGATGACCTTCACCGCGCTGGGCGTGGTGACGGGGTCGGTCGGGTCGATAACGCCGGAGACGATCCGCGCCCCGTTCGCCGTCCTCATGCTCGCGTTCGGAGTCGTGCTCGCGGACGACGACGTGAACGCGGTGTACAGCCGGTACGCCTCGCGGCTCGCCGGGCGGGCGACAGCCCTGACTGGGCGGGTCGACGAGGACCGCCACCCGCTCGCGAACGCCTTCGTGGTCGGCCTGTTGCTCGGCGTCATCTGGCTGCCCTGTGTCGGTCCTGTTCTCGGCGGCGTCCTCGCGTACGTCGGCTCGACCGCGGGCATCGTCGGCGGCGCCGGCCTCCTGTTCACTTACGGCGTCGGCTTCTCGCTACCGCTACTCGGGGTCGCCTACGCCGGCCGGTCGGGCGGACGGCGACTGCTCGACTGGGAGCCCGGGGAGGGCTTCCGAACCGCCACCGGGTACGCGTTCGTCCTGCTCGGACTGGCCGTTCTCTTCGATATCGACAAACTCGCGCTCGCGTCGCTCACGGACATGCTCTAA
- the ccsA gene encoding cytochrome c biogenesis protein CcsA, with protein sequence MYGIEHGGNLIAYWHIALAWVASAALGTTFVGSVLFLRYRGHFWSRLAHSAGELGFLFATLTLLLGSAWGKVIWNSWWEWTDVRLVTFLIVWFIYAGYLVVSSATDPNTGDRYTAVYGVVGFVTVPISYASTRLWTPTFHETTIGNPEVSANIDPTTLLVTVVAATFLYVYLLGVRIQVHEVEDRLRGRTGGRR encoded by the coding sequence ATGTACGGCATCGAACACGGTGGTAACCTGATCGCCTACTGGCACATCGCTCTCGCGTGGGTCGCCTCGGCGGCGCTCGGCACGACGTTCGTTGGGAGTGTACTCTTCCTGCGCTATCGGGGGCACTTCTGGAGCCGCCTCGCCCACAGCGCCGGGGAGCTCGGCTTCCTCTTCGCGACGCTGACGCTCCTGCTAGGGAGCGCGTGGGGGAAAGTCATCTGGAACTCGTGGTGGGAGTGGACGGACGTTCGCCTCGTCACCTTCCTGATCGTGTGGTTCATCTACGCGGGCTATCTCGTGGTGTCGTCGGCGACGGACCCGAACACGGGTGACCGCTACACCGCTGTGTACGGCGTCGTCGGCTTCGTCACGGTGCCTATCTCCTACGCCTCGACGCGGCTGTGGACGCCCACTTTCCACGAGACGACCATCGGGAATCCGGAGGTCAGTGCGAACATCGACCCGACGACGCTGCTCGTGACCGTCGTCGCGGCAACGTTCCTGTACGTCTACCTTCTCGGCGTCCGGATCCAGGTGCACGAAGTCGAAGACCGTCTCCGCGGACGCACCGGTGGGAGGAGGTGA
- a CDS encoding heme exporter protein CcmB — MRSFLAAVFRIVRKDLRIESRSRRVTTTMAMFALLIVLAFAFSFVKTFRNPAVLGRGALWIAFVFGGTLGVTKTATVEDDDAALDGILLAPVDRSAIYLGKVTSTSLFVFTVNVLTLGATAVLLGYAPTLRTALALLGVLAVAAVGFAAVGVVVATLTFRAGLDELALPLLLVPLVVPVLLAGVELTAALTAGAPTGSWLRLLVIYTAVLLLAGLATFDFVVEE, encoded by the coding sequence GTGAGGTCGTTTCTCGCCGCCGTCTTCCGAATCGTCCGGAAGGATCTCCGCATCGAGAGCCGCTCCCGACGCGTCACGACGACGATGGCGATGTTCGCCCTACTGATCGTCCTCGCCTTCGCGTTCAGCTTCGTCAAAACCTTCCGGAATCCGGCGGTACTCGGCCGGGGCGCCCTCTGGATCGCGTTCGTCTTCGGCGGGACACTCGGCGTGACGAAGACGGCTACCGTCGAGGACGACGACGCCGCCCTCGACGGCATCCTGCTTGCACCAGTGGACCGATCCGCCATCTATCTGGGCAAAGTGACGAGCACGTCGCTGTTCGTCTTCACCGTGAACGTGTTGACACTCGGGGCGACGGCAGTGTTGCTCGGCTACGCCCCGACGCTCCGAACGGCGCTCGCCCTGCTCGGCGTCCTCGCCGTCGCGGCAGTCGGATTCGCTGCCGTCGGCGTCGTCGTCGCGACGCTCACCTTCCGCGCCGGCCTCGACGAGCTCGCCTTGCCGCTGTTGCTCGTTCCGCTCGTCGTCCCCGTGCTGCTCGCGGGCGTCGAACTGACGGCGGCGCTCACGGCGGGCGCTCCGACCGGGTCGTGGCTCCGTCTGCTCGTCATATACACCGCGGTCCTGTTACTTGCGGGCCTCGCCACGTTCGATTTCGTCGTCGAGGAGTAG
- the ccmA gene encoding heme ABC exporter ATP-binding protein CcmA translates to MTADARSDPTAPSAVRTDDVTKVYGRVTAVDGVSFAVEPGETVGLFGPNGAGKSTLLRMLAGLARPSSGTITLGGAELVPGDHGVHRTVGVVTHESMLYDDLSARENLRFHADLHGVDDPAARCEAVLDAVNLGGRTSQYPGAFSHGLRKRLSLARALLHRPDVLLLDEPYAGLDQRSVADLATILDGFDDRTVLLTTHDLDRGVGRCDRALVVDRGRLRADVDLGETSAAAFETTYRRTIGVDNGSNEGLDR, encoded by the coding sequence ATGACGGCAGACGCCCGATCGGATCCCACGGCGCCGTCGGCGGTACGAACCGACGACGTGACGAAGGTGTACGGTCGGGTCACGGCCGTTGATGGCGTCTCGTTCGCCGTCGAACCGGGCGAGACGGTCGGCCTGTTCGGCCCGAACGGGGCCGGCAAGTCGACCCTCCTGCGTATGCTCGCTGGGCTCGCCCGCCCGTCGAGCGGAACCATCACCCTCGGCGGCGCGGAACTCGTGCCCGGTGACCACGGCGTCCACCGGACGGTCGGCGTCGTGACTCACGAGTCGATGCTGTACGACGACCTCAGCGCGCGCGAGAACCTCCGATTTCACGCCGATCTCCACGGAGTCGATGACCCCGCGGCGCGCTGCGAGGCGGTACTCGACGCCGTGAACCTGGGCGGACGGACGAGTCAGTACCCCGGGGCGTTCTCACACGGTCTCCGCAAACGGCTGTCGCTTGCCCGCGCGCTCCTTCACCGTCCCGACGTACTCTTGCTCGACGAACCGTACGCCGGCCTCGACCAGCGGTCCGTGGCCGACCTCGCGACGATCCTGGACGGGTTCGACGACCGGACCGTCCTCCTGACGACTCACGACCTCGACCGGGGAGTCGGTCGGTGTGATCGGGCACTCGTCGTCGACCGCGGCCGGCTACGGGCGGATGTCGACCTCGGCGAAACGTCGGCAGCGGCGTTCGAAACGACGTACCGCCGGACGATCGGCGTCGACAACGGATCGAACGAGGGCCTCGACCGGTGA
- a CDS encoding cytochrome c maturation protein CcmE domain-containing protein, whose translation MRRKNKLLVTTVAILALLGVLGATSMNASAAFVSPTQLSEDEYEGEWVNLEGSVQNLETGGRTATFEVTDGNHSMTVVYEGTLPDTMAEGRIVVAKGQVEGDRLVAKQLSVRAHEGSERPDDTR comes from the coding sequence GTGCGACGGAAGAACAAACTTCTCGTCACGACGGTGGCAATCCTCGCGCTCCTGGGTGTGCTGGGCGCGACGAGCATGAACGCCTCCGCCGCGTTCGTGAGTCCGACACAACTCTCCGAGGACGAGTACGAGGGTGAGTGGGTGAACCTCGAAGGATCGGTGCAGAACCTCGAGACGGGGGGCCGGACGGCGACATTCGAGGTGACCGACGGCAACCACTCGATGACCGTCGTCTACGAGGGGACGCTCCCGGACACGATGGCCGAGGGCCGGATCGTCGTCGCGAAAGGGCAGGTCGAGGGTGACAGACTCGTCGCCAAACAGCTCTCGGTCCGTGCCCACGAGGGCTCCGAGCGTCCGGACGACACTCGATGA
- a CDS encoding transposase, giving the protein MAAARESRITVFRWIADRPHADWPVYDSTPLYERSSLDGLESDIRVVSKTWFKHNRHESVENFVCALPLVYFGFATHDRYVGSTRYEIDTLFRVFLLKELQRWAHETALIEYLECRPALCKQLGLESVPDQSTLWRSWHERFTAELRDTVETAARTILIKVQNADVAVPREPERHLPSHGDEEDESDLDEQAVLDEAATVTDHVSHVVFPAFSLDRGEGCEIHENAYWGLQTYLGLRENLAANEGARSFIHESTCDRTPLGHGHCDQIRDLSIEQIREMYRQAVRQLIDEVAGTEEFFGAGIVAIDITEADPFTGDRTGHKGEIIGTKENTDEYAYQWATVQLVGNAVPLVLDARPVQKGETRLEIVEDLLDSAENLVHVDNVLMDREFDSQHILEMISQRGLYYVVPKRMQTSEKAQAKRPLKKGTDRYETDRKLHLDDNEWLADGRGRGTHGSHRQRSETIRHNQERRHTIRA; this is encoded by the coding sequence GTGGCTGCAGCTCGTGAGTCTCGCATAACGGTCTTTCGATGGATCGCCGACCGACCACACGCTGATTGGCCAGTGTACGATTCGACGCCGTTGTACGAGCGAAGCTCGCTTGACGGGTTGGAGTCTGATATTAGGGTAGTCTCGAAAACTTGGTTCAAGCATAATCGCCACGAGTCGGTGGAGAACTTCGTCTGTGCACTCCCGTTGGTGTATTTCGGATTCGCCACCCACGACCGCTACGTGGGGTCGACTCGCTACGAGATAGACACGCTCTTTCGCGTGTTCTTGCTGAAAGAACTCCAGAGATGGGCCCACGAAACCGCGCTGATCGAGTATCTCGAGTGTCGTCCAGCACTCTGCAAGCAGTTGGGATTAGAAAGTGTCCCGGACCAGTCGACGCTGTGGCGCAGTTGGCACGAACGGTTCACTGCCGAGCTTCGCGATACAGTCGAGACAGCCGCGCGGACGATACTCATTAAAGTCCAGAACGCAGATGTCGCCGTTCCGCGCGAACCAGAACGGCACCTCCCATCTCACGGTGACGAAGAGGACGAATCAGATCTGGACGAGCAAGCTGTCCTTGACGAAGCGGCAACAGTTACGGACCACGTCAGTCACGTAGTCTTCCCGGCGTTCTCACTGGATCGAGGTGAGGGCTGTGAGATTCACGAGAACGCTTACTGGGGCTTACAGACCTACTTAGGGCTCCGTGAGAACTTGGCCGCCAACGAGGGCGCTCGGAGCTTCATTCACGAGTCGACGTGTGATCGAACACCACTCGGGCACGGCCATTGCGACCAGATTCGTGATCTCTCTATCGAGCAAATTCGCGAGATGTACCGCCAGGCGGTTCGGCAACTCATCGACGAGGTCGCGGGGACGGAGGAGTTCTTCGGCGCAGGGATCGTCGCGATCGATATCACCGAAGCCGACCCCTTCACGGGCGATAGGACGGGCCACAAGGGCGAAATTATCGGGACGAAAGAGAACACCGACGAGTATGCCTATCAGTGGGCGACAGTCCAGTTGGTCGGGAACGCCGTTCCACTCGTGCTTGATGCGCGCCCCGTCCAGAAGGGGGAGACACGACTGGAAATCGTTGAGGACTTGCTTGATTCGGCTGAGAACCTCGTTCATGTCGATAACGTGCTGATGGATCGGGAGTTCGATAGCCAGCATATCCTTGAGATGATCAGCCAGCGCGGGCTGTACTACGTCGTCCCGAAGCGGATGCAGACGAGTGAGAAAGCGCAAGCGAAACGGCCCCTCAAGAAGGGAACGGACCGCTACGAGACTGATCGAAAACTGCATCTCGACGACAATGAGTGGCTGGCGGACGGTCGTGGACGGGGCACGCACGGCTCTCACCGGCAGCGGTCGGAAACCATCCGACACAATCAAGAGCGCCGGCATACGATACGAGCGTAG
- a CDS encoding M20 family metallopeptidase has protein sequence MSRQHSRTDDELTALIGELVSLETENPPGNEKRAAEFVHEWLTDRGIDATLVDEPYADRPQVAARVGEGRPTVVLNGHIDVVPAGDRDEWSHPPYAADVDDGRLYGRGSTDMKTGVAVGMRALADLAADIDDSDLPGSVVFHAAIGEETGEPGTKTLLERGYGGDYGVVLEPTGMRTATSEKGLAWYEITVAGDPSHASRPDQGDNAITNARPVLDALEAYDEEIADREDDLVGQAHATITKLEAGTKENVVPEDAVITVDRRFLPSESVDAIDDEIDALLADVEADHGIETSWERTRTYESAAIDADSDLADVFRTQSAEHADVPTDPWGVKGSTDVRNFVNDADIEAITWGPGELGQAHTYDEHVDLAAAAVGLRTLKASVRELLE, from the coding sequence ATGTCACGCCAACACTCGCGGACCGACGACGAACTGACCGCCCTCATCGGCGAACTAGTCTCGCTGGAGACGGAGAACCCCCCCGGTAACGAGAAGCGGGCCGCGGAGTTCGTTCACGAGTGGCTGACCGACCGCGGTATCGACGCCACACTCGTCGACGAACCGTACGCGGACCGGCCGCAGGTCGCTGCCCGGGTGGGCGAGGGTAGGCCAACCGTCGTTCTCAACGGTCACATCGACGTCGTCCCGGCCGGTGACCGAGACGAGTGGTCTCATCCGCCCTACGCGGCCGACGTCGACGACGGACGGCTCTACGGACGCGGCAGTACTGATATGAAAACCGGCGTCGCGGTCGGGATGCGGGCACTCGCCGACCTCGCGGCGGACATCGACGACAGTGACCTCCCCGGCTCCGTCGTCTTCCACGCGGCCATCGGGGAGGAGACGGGCGAACCCGGCACGAAGACACTTCTCGAACGGGGGTACGGTGGCGACTACGGCGTCGTTCTCGAACCGACGGGAATGCGGACCGCGACCAGCGAGAAGGGACTCGCGTGGTACGAGATCACGGTCGCGGGCGATCCCTCCCACGCCAGTCGACCCGACCAGGGCGACAACGCGATCACGAACGCTCGGCCGGTACTCGACGCGCTGGAGGCCTACGACGAGGAGATCGCCGACCGCGAGGACGACCTCGTCGGGCAGGCCCACGCCACAATCACGAAGCTCGAGGCGGGGACGAAGGAGAACGTCGTGCCGGAGGACGCCGTCATCACGGTCGACCGCCGGTTCCTCCCCTCGGAGTCGGTCGACGCCATCGACGACGAGATCGACGCCCTGCTCGCAGACGTCGAGGCCGACCACGGGATCGAGACGTCGTGGGAACGCACCCGGACCTACGAGTCGGCGGCCATCGACGCCGACAGCGACCTCGCGGACGTGTTCCGGACGCAGTCGGCCGAACACGCCGACGTCCCCACGGACCCCTGGGGCGTGAAGGGTTCGACCGACGTCCGGAACTTCGTCAACGACGCCGACATCGAGGCGATCACGTGGGGGCCGGGTGAACTCGGGCAGGCTCACACCTACGACGAGCACGTCGACCTGGCCGCGGCCGCGGTCGGTCTCCGGACGCTGAAGGCGTCGGTTCGGGAGCTTCTGGAGTGA
- a CDS encoding ArgE/DapE family deacylase — protein sequence MTGATDRRAIYDAVDGRVDEMVAFLCDFLAIETENPPGRGYREGAAFLAAAMDDRGYDVETVTVPERVVADHYPERSDHERVNVLGRKAAKRPGPDVHFTGHFDVVPAGEDWDRDPYDPVVEDGRVYGRGASDMKSGIVASLFAVDALEAAGVVPRGSITQSMTVDEETGGFTGLGYLVNEGYVDESNTDYCVYTECFDASRVCLGHRGVLKFHVTAHGETAHGCMAQDGTNAITAMQALLARVDEYEDELHDRTSELPVTPPESRRADISVTMIDAGYSENVVPDRCRATFYRVLVPDETVEGARAEVETLLAEAEAATGVTFESDEIMIAEPTSASRDCTVARTYAREAGAFYDDPEFVVSPGSDDQRFVINDAGIEECIVYGPGRLEQAHVEDEYVPVDALVTATKVMAASTADLLTGGGLGEPVPD from the coding sequence GTGACCGGGGCGACCGACAGACGGGCGATCTACGACGCGGTCGACGGGCGCGTCGACGAGATGGTCGCGTTCCTGTGTGATTTCCTCGCTATCGAGACGGAGAACCCTCCGGGCCGGGGGTACCGGGAGGGGGCCGCCTTCCTCGCCGCGGCGATGGACGACCGTGGGTACGACGTCGAGACGGTGACGGTCCCGGAGAGGGTCGTCGCCGATCACTATCCGGAGCGGAGCGACCACGAGCGGGTAAACGTCCTCGGGCGGAAGGCAGCCAAGCGGCCGGGTCCCGACGTCCACTTCACCGGCCACTTCGACGTGGTGCCCGCGGGCGAGGACTGGGACCGCGACCCCTACGACCCCGTCGTCGAGGACGGCCGTGTCTATGGCCGAGGGGCGAGCGACATGAAATCGGGCATCGTCGCGAGCCTCTTCGCCGTCGACGCCCTCGAAGCGGCCGGCGTCGTCCCCCGTGGGTCGATCACTCAGAGCATGACTGTCGACGAGGAGACGGGCGGGTTCACCGGCCTCGGATACCTCGTCAACGAGGGCTACGTCGACGAGTCAAACACCGACTACTGTGTCTACACGGAGTGTTTCGACGCCTCGCGCGTCTGTCTCGGCCACCGCGGCGTCCTGAAGTTCCACGTCACCGCACATGGCGAGACGGCCCACGGGTGTATGGCCCAGGACGGGACGAACGCGATCACGGCGATGCAGGCTCTCCTCGCCCGCGTCGACGAGTACGAGGACGAACTCCATGACCGGACCTCGGAGCTTCCGGTCACGCCGCCGGAGTCGCGGCGGGCGGACATCTCGGTGACGATGATCGACGCCGGCTACTCCGAGAACGTCGTCCCCGACCGGTGCCGGGCGACCTTCTACCGCGTGCTCGTCCCCGACGAAACCGTCGAGGGGGCGCGGGCGGAGGTCGAGACACTGCTCGCGGAGGCCGAGGCGGCGACCGGCGTCACGTTCGAGTCCGACGAGATCATGATCGCCGAACCGACCAGCGCGTCCCGGGACTGTACGGTCGCCCGAACGTACGCCAGGGAGGCCGGCGCGTTCTACGACGACCCCGAGTTCGTCGTCTCCCCCGGCTCCGACGACCAACGGTTCGTGATCAACGACGCGGGGATCGAGGAATGTATCGTCTACGGCCCGGGCCGCTTGGAGCAAGCCCACGTCGAGGACGAGTACGTCCCGGTTGACGCCCTCGTGACCGCCACGAAGGTGATGGCGGCCTCGACCGCCGACCTGCTGACCGGGGGCGGCCTCGGAGAGCCCGTCCCCGACTGA
- a CDS encoding sodium:solute symporter family protein has product MSSLGLGVLQTGTGDVNPAYLGVFVVYLVGVLAIGAWAYLKTDDVSDYWVYGKELGPTLATWSYVANFVSAVSVIGFVGSVYGGGYSIVTGIVFGLMLGISGLYFVVHKVRELNHITFPDIIAELTGREVARPITGGVLLANAWVYLIMQLVGAGLLVTTITGVPYQYMIWVIGGVFILYTVMGGLVSVAWTDLAQGTLMVATVALALGYMVFDLGSLTSLNQQFMALDPANVAPLGDGAYTLIGVAASIVAFFGTIFTSQATVVRINATDSIRTAKFHLAAAGFILSVFYVMLVMLGAGTTVGLNGAGLAVENVDRAFPVLIMEYVPTTVGTIIIVAIMSGILSTTDTRLHACGVTAAHDLYDYFVDGGADDEKLLLVSRVSTVGFGIVATAAAVNPPGTIISLYNWRAILLTSALLVPVYVALYYRDTSGKAVLASIVLGALSGPGWNALGEPLGAPAAFVGVGMAIFGLLVGRYAWEDTPAASPGAAPSDD; this is encoded by the coding sequence ATGTCTAGCCTCGGCCTCGGCGTCCTCCAGACGGGTACCGGCGACGTCAACCCGGCGTATCTCGGCGTCTTCGTCGTCTACCTGGTTGGCGTCCTCGCCATCGGCGCGTGGGCGTACCTCAAGACGGACGACGTGAGCGACTACTGGGTGTACGGCAAGGAACTCGGGCCGACGCTGGCGACGTGGTCGTACGTCGCCAACTTCGTGAGCGCGGTGAGCGTGATCGGGTTTGTCGGCTCGGTCTACGGCGGCGGCTACTCCATCGTCACGGGCATCGTCTTCGGCCTGATGCTCGGCATCAGCGGCCTCTACTTCGTCGTCCACAAGGTCCGTGAACTCAACCACATCACGTTCCCGGACATCATCGCCGAACTCACCGGGCGGGAGGTCGCGCGGCCGATCACGGGGGGTGTCCTCCTCGCCAACGCGTGGGTCTACCTCATCATGCAACTGGTCGGGGCGGGACTGCTCGTGACGACCATCACCGGCGTCCCGTACCAGTACATGATCTGGGTGATCGGTGGCGTGTTCATCCTCTACACCGTGATGGGTGGGCTCGTCAGCGTGGCGTGGACCGATCTCGCCCAGGGGACGCTGATGGTGGCGACGGTCGCCCTCGCGCTCGGGTACATGGTGTTCGACCTCGGCAGCCTCACCAGCCTGAACCAGCAGTTCATGGCGCTCGACCCCGCCAACGTCGCGCCGCTCGGCGACGGTGCCTACACCCTCATCGGCGTCGCCGCCTCCATCGTGGCCTTCTTCGGCACCATCTTCACCTCGCAGGCCACCGTCGTCCGGATCAACGCGACCGACAGCATCAGGACCGCGAAGTTCCACCTCGCGGCCGCCGGGTTCATCCTCTCGGTGTTCTACGTCATGCTGGTCATGCTCGGTGCCGGCACTACTGTCGGGCTCAACGGCGCGGGGCTGGCCGTCGAGAACGTCGACCGCGCGTTCCCGGTGCTCATCATGGAGTACGTCCCGACGACTGTCGGGACGATCATTATCGTCGCAATCATGAGCGGCATCCTCTCGACGACCGACACACGGCTCCACGCCTGCGGGGTCACCGCCGCCCACGACCTCTACGACTACTTCGTCGACGGCGGCGCTGACGACGAGAAACTCCTGCTCGTCTCCCGCGTCTCGACCGTCGGCTTCGGGATCGTCGCCACCGCCGCCGCGGTCAACCCCCCGGGCACCATCATCAGCCTCTACAACTGGCGGGCGATCCTGCTGACGAGCGCACTCCTCGTCCCCGTGTACGTGGCGCTCTACTACCGGGATACGTCCGGCAAGGCGGTTCTGGCCTCCATCGTCCTCGGGGCGCTTAGCGGTCCCGGCTGGAACGCGCTCGGCGAACCGCTCGGCGCCCCCGCGGCATTCGTGGGCGTCGGGATGGCCATCTTCGGTCTGCTCGTCGGGCGGTACGCCTGGGAGGACACCCCCGCCGCCTCGCCCGGCGCGGCGCCGAGCGACGACTGA